From a single Miscanthus floridulus cultivar M001 chromosome 8, ASM1932011v1, whole genome shotgun sequence genomic region:
- the LOC136470805 gene encoding cytochrome P450 89A2-like yields the protein MEESGAWPLLLLSLAASLLFLLYRRTHGGRKNSTPTPRSDQGNGRRLPPGPPTLLFLAKFLSLRRSVFDLGPLLRELHARHGPVISLRLLFATHVFVADRRLAHAALVQGGATFADRPPVVDPESLFSAGGRDINTSTYGPYWRLVRRNLATEALHRGRVSLFEPARRSACDALVTSLRARAGGAAAADTVTLRPFLRRAMFELLACMCFGARLGKEAIDEMEELQHRMILSYTTFPVFAFFPAVTKRLFRKRWAAYVDLARRLDEVFVPLIHATRGAGGGGNDDDPPCYADSLRALRVAEEGDRPLTDAEMSSLCSEFLTGGTDTTVTLVEWIMAELVNRPDVQAKVHDEVKNAPDGDLQQSMPYLKAVVLEGLRLHPPGHFVLPHAVRTDAEIGGYTVPKGAEVNFLVAEMGRDEAVWTAAREFRPDRFVDGGEGRDVDITGTKEIKMMPFGAGRRMCPGYALGMHHAEYFVARLVRDLEWLPPSADGEVVDMAEQMEFTTVMKYPLRARIVPRN from the coding sequence ATGGAGGAATCCGGCGCCTGGCCCCTACTCCTCCTATCACTTGCAGCCTCACTCCTCTTCTTGCTCTACCGCCGCACCCATGGCGGCCGCAAGAACTCAACGCCAACGCCCCGCAGTGATCAGGGTAACGGCCGCCGGCTCCCTCCCGGCCCGCCGACGCTGCTCTTCCTGGCCAAGTTCCTGTCGCTCCGGCGGTCCGTCTTCGACCTGGGCCCGCTCCTCCGGGAGCTGCACGCGCGGCACGGCCCCGTCATCTCCCTCCGCCTCCTCTTCGCCACGCACGTCTTCGTTGCCGACCGCCGCCTGGCGCACGCCGCCCTCGTCCAGGGCGGCGCCACCTTCGCCGACCGCCCGCCGGTCGTCGACCCGGAGAGCCTCTTCAGCGCCGGCGGCCGCGACATCAACACCTCCACGTATGGCCCGTACTGGCGCCTCGTCCGGCGTAACCTCGCCACGGAGGCGCTgcaccgtggccgcgtcagcCTCTTCGAGCCGGCCAGGAGGTCGGCGTGCGATGCCCTCGTCACCAGCCTCCGCGCGcgcgccggcggcgccgccgccgccgacacgGTCACGCTGAGGCCGTTCCTGCGGCGCGCCATGTTCGAGCTGCTGGCGTGCATGTGCTTCGGCGCGCGGCTGGGCAAGGAGGCGATCGACGAGATGGAGGAGCTGCAGCACCGCATGATCCTGTCCTACACCACCTTCCCCGTCTTCGCCTTCTTCCCGGCGGTCACCAAGAGGCTGTTCCGCAAGCGGTGGGCGGCGTACGTCGACCTGGCGCGGAGGCTGGACGAGGTGTTCGTTCCGCTGATCCACGCcacgcgtggcgccggcggcggtggcaacGACGACGACCCGCCGTGCTACGCGGACTCGCTCCGCGCGCTGCGCGTGGCCGAGGAAGGCGACCGGCCGCTCACTGACGCCGAGATGTCGAGCCTGTGCTCCGAGTTCCTGACCGGCGGCACGGACACGACGGTGACGTTGGTGGAGTGGATCATGGCGGAGCTGGTGAACCGGCCCGACGTCCAAGCCAAGGTGCACGACGAGGTGAAGAACGCACCGGACGGCGACCTCCAGCAGTCGATGCCGTACCTCAAGGCCGTCGTGCTGGAGGGACTGCGGCTGCACCCGCCGGGACACTTCGTTCTGCCGCACGCCGTGCGGACCGACGCGGAGATCGGCGGCTACACCGTGCCTAAGGGCGCTGAGGTGAACTTCCTGGTCGCGGAGATGGGGCGTGACGAGGCCGTGTGGACGGCGGCGCGCGAGTTCCGTCCGGATAGGTTCGTGGACGGCGGCGAGGGGCGCGACGTCGACATCACGGGGACCAAGGAGATCAAGATGATGCCTTTCGGCGCCGGCCGGCGCATGTGTCCCGGGTACGCGCTGGGCATGCACCACGCCGAGTACTTCGTGGCCAGGTTGGTGCGGGACCTGGAGTGGCTGCCGCCATCGGCGGATGGCGAGGTCGTCGACATGGCGGAGCAGATGGAGTTCACCACCGTCATGAAATACCCACTCCGAGCTCGCATCGTGCCAAGGAACTGA